Proteins encoded by one window of Halobaculum halobium:
- a CDS encoding DUF5305 domain-containing protein produces MDEATRLRVRSALSSWLTVLLVVSFAIGTAGVWATYTAHVDSGTETVERQTTAWTATGSFDHSATVTRDNPLYPVGTTLTNRSTFFRTVTPVLDGRFTVATPGIDGNASIALSTALLVESTDEETTYWSDSRPLNAVTATSADEPASVAFSVNTSEVADRIAAIEEEVGTAPGETTVAVVVDVEIQRSTTGGATSRLSFSSRLPIALNGDTYTVSGPGRIEEPVQRTVSERVEREYGPIRSIGGPAALVVGLVGIGALGYVAGRERPALTDTERARLEYLNDRSEFDQWIVSVRLPPDARDRPTAEAGSLADLVNLAIDTDNAVLEEPDGDAFHVVSDEYRYTYRAPPPATDGPGLGSTDPGIVSSVLSGALDSRGEASDDGAPSAGDDAIVDGHESDGDEGRDDPETRHEPDPEPSADPVPTETDGDSEEGGSDGDESD; encoded by the coding sequence ATGGACGAGGCCACGCGACTCCGCGTTCGGTCGGCGCTGTCGTCGTGGCTCACGGTGTTACTCGTCGTCTCGTTCGCGATCGGAACCGCCGGCGTCTGGGCGACGTACACCGCCCACGTCGACTCCGGGACGGAGACCGTTGAGCGACAGACCACGGCGTGGACCGCAACCGGGTCGTTCGACCACTCGGCGACGGTGACACGCGACAACCCACTGTACCCGGTCGGGACGACGCTGACGAACCGGTCGACGTTCTTCCGCACGGTCACGCCCGTCCTCGACGGGAGGTTCACGGTCGCCACCCCCGGAATCGACGGGAACGCGTCGATCGCGCTCTCGACGGCGCTGTTGGTCGAGTCGACTGACGAGGAAACTACCTACTGGAGCGACAGCCGGCCGTTGAACGCGGTAACGGCCACGTCGGCCGACGAACCCGCCTCGGTCGCGTTCTCGGTCAACACCTCCGAGGTCGCCGACCGGATCGCGGCGATCGAAGAGGAGGTCGGAACCGCCCCGGGCGAAACGACCGTCGCGGTGGTCGTCGACGTGGAGATCCAGCGGTCGACCACCGGCGGGGCGACCAGCCGGCTCTCGTTCTCCAGCCGACTCCCCATCGCGTTGAACGGAGATACGTACACTGTCTCCGGCCCCGGACGCATCGAGGAACCGGTTCAGCGGACCGTCTCCGAGCGTGTCGAACGCGAGTACGGCCCGATTCGATCGATCGGCGGGCCGGCCGCACTCGTCGTCGGACTCGTCGGGATCGGAGCGCTGGGGTACGTCGCGGGGCGAGAGCGACCGGCGCTGACGGACACCGAGCGTGCGCGCCTCGAGTATCTGAACGACCGATCCGAGTTCGACCAGTGGATCGTCTCCGTCCGTCTCCCGCCGGACGCGAGAGACCGCCCCACCGCCGAGGCCGGCTCGCTCGCGGATCTGGTGAACCTCGCGATTGACACGGACAACGCCGTGCTTGAAGAGCCAGACGGCGACGCGTTTCACGTCGTCTCGGACGAGTACCGGTACACGTATCGAGCCCCCCCGCCCGCGACCGACGGGCCGGGTCTCGGATCGACGGATCCGGGTATCGTCTCCTCGGTCTTGTCGGGAGCGCTCGACAGCCGTGGCGAGGCCTCCGACGACGGAGCCCCGTCCGCCGGTGACGACGCAATCGTCGACGGACACGAGAGTGACGGAGACGAGGGACGAGACGACCCCGAGACGCGACACGAACCGGACCCGGAGCCCTCTGCAGACCCCGTGCCTACAGAGACGGACGGCGATAGCGAAGAAGGCGGCTCCGACGGG